The Streptococcaceae bacterium ESL0687 genome has a segment encoding these proteins:
- a CDS encoding YjzD family protein has translation MKFFTVLFWALILGQVMGYILSALQGTPDDFKLVAIVSAAFAVVVYIIGSLIKPMKKA, from the coding sequence ATGAAATTTTTTACAGTGCTTTTTTGGGCTTTAATCTTAGGGCAAGTTATGGGTTACATCTTAAGTGCCCTTCAAGGAACTCCTGATGATTTTAAACTTGTAGCCATTGTTTCAGCAGCTTTTGCTGTTGTTGTCTACATCATCGGAAGCCTAATCAAACCTATGAAGAAGGCTTAA
- a CDS encoding DNA polymerase III subunit alpha, protein MFAPLNVKSVYSFLSSTINPKAYIDLAHDMNYEYVGLMDLGNLHAAYSFIKEAKKKGLKPVIGIELGLLLDGLPFDICFIAENTRGYKNLLKISTKYNYKRREFSEFTELLDGIALVLPQGFELDAPKIYTRIDLDSPKNLTSPYPLLPLPEINYLYRNEIETINLLSAIKSGSIVDESILYENTKYLKDRLAYSDYFSSHFPASLENLRELLAPINYDLESNLPLPNFNPQKEARLELREDAYAGLNEQLGRVDDSYKERLDYELSVIHKMGFDDYFLIVADILSYARNHSIYTGMGRGSAAGSLVAYALQITHVDPVRNNLLFERFLNPERNSMPDIDLDIPQDKREELLTYVDKRYGKGHTAQIVTYSTFGAKQSLRDVAKAYGLPDHEAISLTKLITGRDGLQEEYAKNNRLRDEIFRNPRLQKVYEMAQKIEGFPRQTSIHASGVILSEKNLTDYIPLAPGDNLAISQYDAHIVEEIGLLKIDFLGLRNLSLIEKMRDLVLERFRKKIDFTKIDLEDQEVLSLFREGNTMGIFQFENPQMLKMLRKLQPDSFNDIVSATSIFRPGPSQNIDSFIRRKHSLEKITYPDMSIAPILEPTYGIMIYQEQIIQIANIYAGFSLAKADLLRRAISKKNLKEIEALKEDFIEGAVKNGHSRDQALYIYELIEKFANYGFNKSHAYAYAALAVQLAYFKTYYKEVFYEVLLEDGKRDLYLKDARKNHLDFTRLSINDMPYYDKVAHGKIYLGLKNVKGVSRDLALHIINHRPYKDFSDFIKKLPDNFQKTAQINPLIQIGAFDLFDTNRRKLLENLPKLIDYSQTIQLDLFATTALSFSYMDYEDYSQLERYNFEAEILGAALTPHPLADIRASYKGEVTSIDSISEARDVSILVELISLREHKTKTGEKMAFLKVEDPTGDLDVTLFPENYRLYRKILEEGGVYLINGQVNTRNGNLQMVAQKIIKGFKSEKNLWLNVKDQSHNKQLATILREFPGFVPVIIHWQDSGMTKKLEITIEENVLLDKKLSPYILKAIYK, encoded by the coding sequence ATGTTTGCCCCTTTAAATGTGAAATCAGTTTATAGTTTTTTATCAAGTACTATCAATCCCAAGGCTTACATTGACCTGGCTCATGACATGAATTATGAGTATGTAGGACTTATGGATCTTGGAAATTTGCACGCAGCATATTCTTTCATAAAGGAGGCTAAAAAGAAGGGCCTAAAGCCTGTGATTGGGATTGAGCTTGGCCTTTTACTGGATGGTCTACCGTTTGATATTTGTTTTATTGCAGAAAACACTAGAGGCTATAAAAATCTATTAAAAATTTCTACCAAGTATAACTATAAAAGAAGGGAATTTTCAGAGTTTACCGAACTTCTTGATGGGATAGCCCTTGTTCTACCCCAAGGTTTTGAACTTGATGCGCCCAAGATATACACTAGGATTGATTTAGATAGTCCTAAGAATTTGACCTCTCCCTATCCGCTTTTGCCCCTGCCTGAGATTAACTACCTTTACCGAAATGAGATTGAAACGATAAATCTTCTTTCAGCCATTAAAAGTGGAAGTATTGTTGATGAGAGCATATTATATGAAAATACCAAATACCTCAAAGATAGGCTAGCTTATTCAGATTATTTTTCAAGTCATTTTCCTGCAAGCCTTGAAAATTTAAGGGAACTTCTTGCCCCCATTAATTATGATTTGGAATCTAATTTACCCCTACCAAATTTTAATCCTCAAAAGGAGGCAAGACTTGAATTAAGGGAAGATGCCTATGCAGGGCTTAATGAACAGCTAGGAAGAGTTGACGACAGCTACAAGGAAAGACTTGATTATGAATTATCTGTTATCCATAAGATGGGCTTTGATGATTATTTTTTAATTGTTGCAGATATTTTAAGTTATGCCCGCAATCATTCCATTTATACGGGAATGGGTCGGGGATCTGCCGCAGGTTCCCTTGTAGCCTATGCCCTTCAGATTACACATGTTGATCCGGTTAGAAACAACCTTCTCTTTGAACGATTTTTAAATCCTGAACGAAACAGCATGCCAGATATTGACTTAGATATTCCCCAAGACAAGAGAGAAGAGCTTTTAACTTATGTTGACAAAAGATACGGCAAGGGGCACACAGCCCAAATTGTTACCTATTCAACCTTTGGCGCCAAGCAAAGCTTGAGGGACGTAGCCAAGGCTTATGGCCTTCCAGATCATGAAGCCATAAGTCTTACTAAGTTAATCACGGGTAGGGATGGTTTACAGGAAGAGTATGCTAAAAATAATCGCCTAAGAGACGAGATTTTTAGGAACCCTCGCCTGCAAAAGGTCTATGAAATGGCCCAAAAAATTGAAGGTTTTCCAAGGCAGACCTCTATTCATGCCTCAGGTGTTATTCTTTCTGAGAAAAATTTAACAGACTACATCCCCCTAGCTCCAGGTGATAATCTGGCCATCAGCCAATATGATGCCCACATCGTTGAGGAAATTGGCCTTTTAAAAATTGACTTCTTAGGTCTTCGTAACCTCTCTCTTATTGAAAAAATGCGGGACTTGGTTTTAGAAAGATTCCGTAAAAAAATTGACTTTACTAAAATAGACCTAGAGGATCAGGAAGTATTGTCCCTTTTTAGGGAGGGAAATACCATGGGGATTTTCCAGTTTGAAAATCCTCAAATGCTCAAGATGCTTAGGAAGCTTCAACCGGATTCCTTTAATGATATTGTTAGTGCCACATCAATTTTCAGACCAGGTCCCTCTCAAAACATTGATAGCTTTATTAGAAGAAAACATAGTTTAGAAAAAATAACCTATCCAGATATGTCAATTGCTCCTATTCTTGAACCAACCTACGGGATTATGATCTATCAGGAACAAATCATTCAAATTGCAAATATCTATGCAGGCTTTTCTTTGGCCAAGGCAGATTTATTACGACGTGCCATATCTAAGAAGAATTTGAAGGAGATTGAAGCCCTCAAGGAAGACTTTATAGAAGGGGCTGTAAAAAATGGACATTCAAGGGATCAAGCCCTCTATATATATGAGCTAATTGAAAAGTTTGCCAACTATGGTTTCAATAAATCCCATGCCTATGCCTATGCGGCTCTAGCGGTTCAATTGGCCTATTTTAAGACCTATTATAAGGAAGTTTTTTACGAGGTCCTTTTAGAAGATGGTAAAAGGGATTTGTATTTAAAGGACGCTAGGAAAAATCATCTGGATTTTACAAGATTATCTATAAATGACATGCCTTATTATGACAAGGTAGCCCACGGAAAAATTTATCTGGGACTTAAGAATGTTAAGGGAGTCAGTAGGGATTTGGCCCTTCATATTATTAATCATAGGCCTTATAAGGACTTTAGTGATTTTATCAAAAAACTCCCAGATAATTTTCAAAAAACAGCCCAGATAAATCCCCTGATTCAAATTGGCGCCTTTGACCTATTTGATACCAATAGAAGAAAGTTACTTGAAAACCTTCCCAAACTAATTGACTACAGTCAGACCATTCAACTTGATTTATTTGCGACAACTGCCCTAAGTTTTTCTTACATGGATTATGAAGATTACAGCCAACTAGAGCGTTACAATTTTGAAGCAGAAATCTTAGGGGCTGCCCTAACCCCCCATCCATTGGCTGATATTAGAGCCTCTTATAAGGGTGAGGTAACAAGTATTGATAGTATTTCTGAAGCGCGTGATGTATCTATTTTAGTTGAACTGATAAGTCTTAGGGAGCACAAGACAAAAACAGGGGAGAAGATGGCCTTCTTGAAGGTCGAAGATCCAACAGGTGATTTAGATGTAACCCTTTTTCCAGAAAACTACCGCCTTTACCGGAAGATCCTTGAAGAAGGAGGGGTTTATCTGATAAATGGTCAAGTAAATACCCGTAATGGCAACCTTCAAATGGTCGCTCAAAAAATAATCAAAGGCTTTAAGAGCGAAAAAAATTTATGGCTAAATGTTAAGGACCAAAGTCATAACAAACAGCTTGCGACTATTTTAAGGGAGTTTCCTGGTTTTGTACCGGTAATTATTCACTGGCAAGACAGTGGGATGACCAAAAAACTGGAAATTACCATTGAAGAAAACGTTTTACTAGACAAAAAACTATCACCCTACATTTTGAAAGCGATTTACAAATAA